ACATTGCGCATAACCGCCTTGAAGTAGCGTTCTTTATACGAGAAACGGTAAACTTTATCTCCGCTAGAATCTTTCAGCTGAGTCATGCCTTCCTTAAAGACATCCGCAATTTCAGCATCCTGGGGCAAATTATGGTCCACACGGCAATCCAACAGTTCCGGGAAATAGCGACTTGCAATATCATTGCAACCCAAATACAAGCCCTTCGGTGAGAACGCCAAATATGCAGCCGTATTTTCTGCTTCAAGAGATTCCAGCACACTGTTCATAACATCGTGCATCTTTACCAAGGCGCAGACATAAAGCAAGACCAGTTCATCAATCAAGTACACAAGCGGCATGAGCAAGGTGTCGTTTTCCATATTGCGAGCCAAGATAAAAGCACCGATGGAAACGAACGCCAACGCAGCAATAGCGATCAAAGTCTTATAACTAACATTGCGTTTTTTCTTTGCAGCAATGATAATGACAACCACATTGGCCAGCATGTAGAAATACAGCAAAATATTCCACAAGACATGCCCAGGGCCGTACGTCGGCATATAGCTGCCAAAGCCGTTCAGTACAACATACCTTACAGATTCATAAAAGACATCGCTAAAGCCAACCGTGCACGAAAGCCCAAATACAAGGGCGCTATACAGGAACAAAAATAGCTTGATCCACCTCGACAATTCAAAAGAGCAAAGGCGGCAAATCAAGAGGAACAAGAAGAGCGGCAGGAAACACGCCCCCAAATAGCACACTTTGTTAGCAACAATAGCCCCTTCAATGGTCGTCGAAAGAGCGAGAAACAAGTAGCCAAAATCGGCAAGGACAATCGAAAAGAAAAACGCCGTAAAATAGGTATTCAACGGCCTACGATAGAAAACAGAAAGTAGGCAGGCGTTTATCCCCGAAAAGACGCACATTGCAATCAAGTAATAGATAACAAACATACCACTCTTCCAAACAAGTTCAACTAATGATCTACAGAACAGTAATAATCCATCAGCTGGTCCTGGCATTCCAAGAAGCAATCTTTCAAACGCGGATCAAACTGTTTACCCATTGACGCAACAATTACATCACGGGCTTCCCTAAACGACATACGTTCCTTGTAGCAACGCTTACTCACCAAAGCGTCATAAACATCGGCAAGAGCCATGATGCGCGCTTCCATCGGAATATTATCCCCCGAGCGCTGTTCTGGATAACCCGTACCGTCCCAGCGTTCATGATGGTAAAGCGCCATATTCTTGGCAACATTGACAAAATAATTGTCCTTCACGTCAGAAAGGAGCTTTTCAATAATGTTAGCCCCCTTCTCCGCATGGGTCTTCATAATTTCACGATCATCGACATTGAAGCGTCCTGGCTTGCGTAGCACAGCATCGTCAATCGCCACCTTACCGAGATCATACATCGGAGCTGCGGCAATCAATACATCCAGGAACTTATCCGACAAATTATCAAATCCTTTTTTGCGCATCATCGAAACAAGAATCTTTACGACCTCGCTTGTACGCTTGATGTGACCATCCATGTTCCCAGCACGGCTTTCCGCCATTTGCGCCATGCCGACAATCCATTTTTCCTGCACTGAAAGTTTTTCGTTTTCAGTCTTTACCATGTTCTTCTGCAACATGGAATTGCTGCGGCCAAGAGCATCAATGTAGCGCTGTTCCTGCGTATTGTCTTCAATCCTGAACAAGAACACATTCTTTCCATGCACTTGCCTCAAGACCTTCACTTCGCACTTGTAATGACGCCCGGAATAATTGAACTCGGTCATCTGGCAATAATCCGTCAAAATCTTGGATTTCCTGTACTTTTCAATCCAGGACATAATGTGCTGCTGCAATTCTGTTTCACCTTTCAAATGAGCGTCAACTCTCATTTTGACAAGTTCAGGGAAAAAGTTCATTGCAATCCGGTTTGCACCCAAGTACGCACCATCGACCAAAAAAGAGAAATAGGCGCACGAACTTTCTGTTTCAATGGACTCGATAACGCATTCCGTAATATCGTACCATTTTACATTGTTACAAATGTAGAGCAAGAGGACCTGGTCAATTACATAGATAAGCGGCATAATCATCATGTCGCTTTCCAAGAAACGAGCCAGGAAGAACGAAAGAATCGTTGCGATTTCGCCAATGATCATTGCAATAATGTTCTTGAGCGAAACCATTTTCTGATGCAAAATTGCACGGATAATGACCCATATATCCAGAATAACATAGCTCACCAGGAACGCATTGAACAAGCTATGGGCCCAGCCATACGTCGCCACATAGTTGCCGACCCCAGCCTGAACCACATACTCCACCGTCTTGTAATATGCCGGGAAATACCCGACCGTCATAGCCAGTGCACAAATAGTAAAGCTCATCAGGATAAGCGTCAAGTGCAGCCACTTCGGAATGCTCATCTTGCATATTTTCAGGAGAGCAAAGAACATGAACATCGGAAGGAACGACCCTCCGAGGTAGTTCACCTTATTGGCTATAATCGCGCCTTCAACCGTTTCAGAAAATCCAAGCAGCCAATGGCCAAAATTCGCGACAAGAATCGCGTAGAAGGAGTAGTAAATGTAAATGTTCCGCTGATTCTGAAAACGCAGAGAAAGTACTGCCAGGTTGACAGCGGACAAAACAAACATCAATGTTAAATAGATATAACCCATATCCACAACCGGTATAGAACCGTTTATAAAGCTAATCTATTTTTGCAAGAAGGAACATCCGCCTCCTAAAAAAGTTCCACTCGCAAAAGTGTACAATTGCAAATATAAAAAAGAAAACGCATGGTCATAACCATGCGTTTCCTTTAGATAGTCTAATTGAACTCATCCAGGACTATGCTTCAGCCGGAGCTTCGGCAGCAGGTGCTTCCGGAGCAGCATCAGCGGCCGGAGCGGCCTTCGGAGGGAGCAAAGCCTTCATAGAGAGCTTCACCTTGCCCTTCGGGTCAACACCGAGGCAGAGCACTTCGACTTCGTCACC
This is a stretch of genomic DNA from Fibrobacter sp. UWB4. It encodes these proteins:
- a CDS encoding HD domain-containing phosphohydrolase, yielding MFVIYYLIAMCVFSGINACLLSVFYRRPLNTYFTAFFFSIVLADFGYLFLALSTTIEGAIVANKVCYLGACFLPLFLFLLICRLCSFELSRWIKLFLFLYSALVFGLSCTVGFSDVFYESVRYVVLNGFGSYMPTYGPGHVLWNILLYFYMLANVVVIIIAAKKKRNVSYKTLIAIAALAFVSIGAFILARNMENDTLLMPLVYLIDELVLLYVCALVKMHDVMNSVLESLEAENTAAYLAFSPKGLYLGCNDIASRYFPELLDCRVDHNLPQDAEIADVFKEGMTQLKDSSGDKVYRFSYKERYFKAVMRNVHQNKKLQICLFRIEDETNIQRYIERLDANNTELAALIKNNKDQIRLFQNQMLVGMAEMVNNKDGFTGAHLKRTKEVVSILVAKMQKDPNLNYSKEFYDDMIAAAPMHDIGKIAIDDKVLCKPGKFTEEEYAEMKTHAEKGAIIIKNLLSNFQSELFVEIAKNMAGGHHERWDGSGYPYGLKGEAIPLEARVMAIADVYDALVSKRCYKEAFSFGDAYDIIDKSMGKHFDPSLKKYFEQSREELEAFYKQECAAENAEAEKAD
- a CDS encoding HD domain-containing phosphohydrolase yields the protein MGYIYLTLMFVLSAVNLAVLSLRFQNQRNIYIYYSFYAILVANFGHWLLGFSETVEGAIIANKVNYLGGSFLPMFMFFALLKICKMSIPKWLHLTLILMSFTICALAMTVGYFPAYYKTVEYVVQAGVGNYVATYGWAHSLFNAFLVSYVILDIWVIIRAILHQKMVSLKNIIAMIIGEIATILSFFLARFLESDMMIMPLIYVIDQVLLLYICNNVKWYDITECVIESIETESSCAYFSFLVDGAYLGANRIAMNFFPELVKMRVDAHLKGETELQQHIMSWIEKYRKSKILTDYCQMTEFNYSGRHYKCEVKVLRQVHGKNVFLFRIEDNTQEQRYIDALGRSNSMLQKNMVKTENEKLSVQEKWIVGMAQMAESRAGNMDGHIKRTSEVVKILVSMMRKKGFDNLSDKFLDVLIAAAPMYDLGKVAIDDAVLRKPGRFNVDDREIMKTHAEKGANIIEKLLSDVKDNYFVNVAKNMALYHHERWDGTGYPEQRSGDNIPMEARIMALADVYDALVSKRCYKERMSFREARDVIVASMGKQFDPRLKDCFLECQDQLMDYYCSVDH